One genomic segment of Kocuria rhizophila DC2201 includes these proteins:
- the dacB gene encoding D-alanyl-D-alanine carboxypeptidase/D-alanyl-D-alanine endopeptidase — translation MPATSSRPRAARRGPVLLCVLLALALVASAALAVPALAGELRPVAQWRAAHEELAEGSGAADHDAAAGPGAGGTPESGDSADEGARTGAEDGSDRGADPVPGGAGSPAASSSGAVSAQGLQRALDAELEGAPGVVTAAVGELGADGPVAGREQARPVVPASNQKLLSALAVAEHVGAQDRLVTTVVSGGPGALTLVAGGDTMLAPGQGDPAAVNGHAGLGTLARRTARALEQRSPDGVPGAVEVTVDTSLFAGPDLNPAWEKEDVASGEISRVAPIALYSHRVPAADGTDPGDRGRRPADPAGEALAEFSRQLQKELGDAAVTARGTARAPEGATELARVESAPVHEQSAYMLAHSDNSLAETLTRVAAARSGREASVAGVQDLLPAALREHGIDTSGLRVLDASGMAPGNRVTAATLARAVDTLLTEPRFGPYGRGLPVAGGTGTLAERFDDPAEQPARGVARAKTGTLLDVVALSGYVQREDGAVLVYAVVLNGVTGHTARAKDRVDRTVAELTRSR, via the coding sequence ATGCCGGCCACCTCGTCACGTCCCCGCGCCGCGCGCCGCGGTCCGGTGCTGCTGTGCGTGCTGCTGGCTCTCGCGCTCGTGGCCTCCGCGGCGCTCGCGGTCCCCGCCCTGGCCGGTGAGCTGCGCCCCGTCGCGCAGTGGCGAGCGGCGCACGAGGAGCTCGCGGAGGGGTCCGGCGCCGCGGACCACGACGCCGCCGCGGGGCCAGGCGCGGGCGGCACCCCCGAGTCGGGAGACAGCGCCGACGAGGGCGCGCGCACCGGTGCCGAGGACGGCTCGGACCGCGGCGCGGACCCGGTCCCCGGCGGCGCGGGCAGCCCCGCGGCGTCGTCGTCCGGCGCCGTCTCCGCGCAGGGTCTCCAGCGGGCGCTGGACGCCGAGCTCGAGGGAGCCCCCGGCGTGGTCACCGCCGCGGTGGGGGAGCTGGGAGCCGACGGCCCGGTGGCGGGGCGGGAGCAGGCCCGCCCCGTGGTGCCCGCCTCGAACCAGAAGCTGCTGAGTGCCCTGGCGGTGGCCGAGCACGTGGGGGCCCAGGACCGGCTGGTGACCACCGTGGTGAGCGGCGGGCCCGGGGCGCTGACCCTGGTGGCGGGGGGAGACACGATGCTCGCCCCGGGGCAGGGGGACCCCGCGGCGGTCAACGGCCACGCGGGACTCGGGACCCTGGCCCGGCGCACCGCGCGGGCGCTCGAGCAGCGCTCGCCGGACGGGGTGCCCGGTGCCGTGGAGGTCACGGTGGACACGAGTCTGTTCGCCGGCCCGGACCTGAACCCGGCGTGGGAGAAGGAGGACGTCGCCTCGGGGGAGATCTCCCGGGTTGCACCCATCGCGCTGTACTCCCACCGGGTGCCCGCCGCGGACGGCACCGATCCCGGGGACCGTGGGCGGCGGCCCGCGGACCCCGCGGGCGAGGCCCTCGCAGAGTTCTCCCGGCAGCTGCAGAAGGAGCTGGGCGACGCCGCGGTCACCGCGCGGGGGACCGCCCGGGCACCCGAGGGGGCCACCGAGCTCGCACGGGTGGAGTCCGCCCCGGTGCACGAGCAGAGCGCCTACATGCTCGCGCACTCGGACAACTCCCTCGCCGAGACCCTCACCCGGGTCGCGGCGGCACGCTCCGGACGGGAGGCGAGCGTGGCAGGGGTCCAGGACCTGCTGCCGGCCGCGCTGCGCGAGCACGGGATCGACACCTCCGGGCTGCGGGTGCTGGACGCGAGCGGCATGGCACCGGGCAACCGGGTCACGGCCGCCACACTCGCCCGGGCCGTGGACACGCTGCTCACGGAACCGCGGTTCGGCCCGTACGGGCGCGGGCTGCCCGTGGCCGGTGGCACCGGAACCCTCGCGGAGCGTTTCGACGACCCCGCGGAGCAGCCTGCCCGAGGGGTGGCCCGGGCCAAGACCGGCACGCTGCTGGACGTGGTGGCGCTCAGCGGGTACGTGCAGCGGGAGGACGGGGCCGTGCTCGTCTACGCGGTGGTGCTCAACGGCGTCACGGGGCACACCGCCCGGGCCAAGGACCGCGTGGACCGCACGGTCGCGGAGCTCACCCGGAGCCGGTGA
- a CDS encoding inorganic diphosphatase yields MELDVTIEIPRGSRVKYEIDHETGRIRLDRVLFTSMQYPTHYGYFEDTLGEDGDPLDAMVIMDVDIMPGVIVEARPIAVFNMTDEAGGDAKVLCVSTDKRYDGIQGLEDVNEFLQKEIQHFFERYKDLEPNKWVKGEGWEGKETAERLIVEAQQRFQQSQYDNAAEAEQDD; encoded by the coding sequence ATGGAGCTGGACGTCACCATCGAGATCCCCCGCGGTTCCCGCGTGAAGTACGAGATCGACCACGAGACCGGCCGGATCCGCCTGGACCGCGTGCTCTTCACCTCCATGCAGTACCCCACGCACTACGGCTACTTCGAGGACACCCTGGGCGAGGACGGCGACCCCCTGGACGCCATGGTCATCATGGACGTGGACATCATGCCCGGCGTGATCGTCGAGGCGCGCCCGATCGCGGTGTTCAACATGACGGACGAGGCCGGCGGGGACGCCAAGGTGCTGTGCGTGTCCACGGACAAGCGCTACGACGGGATCCAGGGCCTCGAGGACGTCAACGAGTTCCTGCAGAAGGAGATCCAGCACTTCTTCGAGCGCTACAAGGACCTCGAACCCAACAAGTGGGTCAAGGGTGAGGGCTGGGAGGGCAAGGAGACCGCCGAGCGCCTGATCGTGGAGGCGCAGCAGCGCTTCCAGCAGTCCCAGTACGACAACGCCGCGGAGGCGGAGCAGGACGACTGA
- a CDS encoding HAD family hydrolase gives MTETQAGTDDRRTDDRATSAADAFAPMKIQTPRSSSWTREEGVRYLVALDVDGTLVDHDGHMSRGVKDALRAVVGAGHHVVISTGRSMGATLPVIRQGHIDSGFAVCSNGGVTLRLDPQLEEHYEVTDRVSFDPAHALRALASKLPTAKFALEGADGRFYSTERFQDASFGIEAVGVDIHELAQIPAVRLVVYSATDAPGDFAEAIEQAGLHGVAYSVGWSSWLDVAANGVSKASALERIRQHLDVDPAHTVAMGDGRNDIEMLQWAARGVAMGQAPDEVAEVSREVTGSVYEDGAAAVLRTLL, from the coding sequence ATGACTGAGACTCAGGCCGGCACCGACGACCGGCGCACCGACGACCGCGCGACGAGCGCCGCGGACGCCTTCGCGCCCATGAAGATCCAGACCCCCCGCTCCAGCTCGTGGACCAGGGAGGAGGGCGTACGGTACCTCGTGGCGCTGGACGTGGACGGCACGCTCGTGGACCACGACGGCCACATGTCCCGCGGCGTCAAGGACGCCCTGCGCGCCGTGGTGGGCGCCGGGCACCACGTGGTGATCTCCACCGGGCGCTCCATGGGCGCCACCCTGCCCGTGATCCGCCAGGGGCACATCGACTCCGGCTTCGCCGTGTGCTCCAACGGCGGCGTGACCCTGCGGCTGGACCCGCAGCTGGAGGAGCACTACGAGGTCACGGACCGCGTGAGCTTCGACCCCGCCCACGCCCTGCGGGCCCTGGCCAGCAAGCTGCCCACCGCCAAGTTCGCCCTCGAGGGCGCGGACGGGCGCTTCTACTCCACCGAGCGTTTCCAGGACGCGTCCTTCGGCATCGAGGCCGTGGGCGTGGACATCCACGAGCTCGCGCAGATCCCGGCGGTGCGCCTGGTGGTCTACAGCGCCACGGACGCCCCCGGGGACTTCGCGGAGGCCATCGAGCAGGCCGGTCTGCACGGCGTCGCCTACTCCGTGGGGTGGTCCTCGTGGCTGGACGTGGCCGCGAACGGCGTGTCCAAGGCCAGCGCCCTGGAGCGGATCCGCCAGCACCTGGACGTGGACCCCGCCCACACGGTGGCCATGGGGGACGGGCGCAACGACATCGAGATGCTGCAGTGGGCCGCGCGCGGGGTGGCCATGGGCCAGGCCCCGGACGAGGTGGCCGAGGTCAGCCGCGAGGTCACGGGCAGCGTGTACGAGGACGGCGCGGCGGCCGTGCTGCGCACCCTGCTCTGA
- the serS gene encoding serine--tRNA ligase — translation MIDINELRADPDTYRASQTARGADAGLVDRILEADSRRRSAITDFESLRAEQNAFGKKVARAQGEEKQQLLAQVKQLAADVKAAQAAADEAQATQQQLVTQFPNLIVEGIPAGGEDDFVQLRTEGTPRDFAAEGFEPRDHLELGELLDGIDMERGAKVSGSRFYFLKRDVARLETALLMAAQDLALDNGFIPMTTPNLVRPGIMNGTGFDVEHDDEIYRVGKDDLYLVGTSEVALAGYHSDEILDLSGGPLRYAGWSSCYRREAGSAGKDTRGIIRVHQFNKLEMFVYCHPEDAAAEHERLLAWEEQMLQACGLAYRVIDTAAGDLGTSAARKFDCEAWIPTQGKYRELTSTSNCTTYQARRLNIRERLPETTDAHGKVKKGGTRAVATLNGTLATTRWLVALLETHQQADGSVTVPELLRPYLRGQEVLRPVA, via the coding sequence GTGATCGACATCAACGAGCTGCGCGCCGACCCTGACACGTACCGAGCCTCCCAGACCGCCCGCGGGGCGGACGCCGGGCTCGTGGACCGCATCCTCGAGGCGGACTCCCGGCGCCGCAGCGCGATCACCGACTTCGAGTCCCTGCGGGCCGAGCAGAACGCGTTCGGCAAGAAGGTGGCCAGGGCCCAGGGCGAGGAGAAGCAGCAGCTGCTCGCGCAGGTCAAGCAGCTGGCGGCGGACGTGAAGGCCGCCCAGGCCGCCGCGGACGAGGCCCAGGCCACGCAGCAGCAGCTCGTGACGCAGTTCCCCAACCTGATCGTGGAGGGCATCCCCGCCGGCGGCGAGGACGACTTCGTCCAGCTGCGCACCGAGGGCACCCCCCGGGACTTCGCGGCGGAGGGCTTCGAGCCGCGCGACCACCTGGAGCTCGGCGAGCTGCTGGACGGCATCGACATGGAGCGCGGTGCCAAGGTCTCCGGCTCGCGGTTCTACTTCCTCAAGCGGGACGTCGCCCGGCTGGAGACGGCGCTGCTGATGGCCGCGCAGGACCTCGCGCTGGACAACGGCTTCATCCCCATGACCACGCCCAACCTGGTGCGCCCGGGCATCATGAACGGCACCGGTTTCGACGTGGAGCACGACGACGAGATCTACCGCGTGGGCAAGGACGACCTCTACCTCGTGGGCACCTCCGAGGTGGCCCTGGCCGGCTACCACTCGGACGAGATCCTGGACCTCTCCGGCGGGCCGCTGCGCTACGCCGGGTGGTCCTCGTGCTACCGCCGCGAGGCCGGTTCCGCGGGCAAGGACACCCGCGGGATCATCCGCGTGCACCAGTTCAACAAGCTGGAGATGTTCGTCTACTGCCACCCCGAGGACGCCGCCGCGGAGCACGAACGGCTGCTCGCGTGGGAGGAGCAGATGCTGCAGGCGTGCGGGCTCGCCTACCGGGTGATCGACACCGCCGCCGGGGACCTCGGCACCTCCGCCGCCCGCAAGTTCGACTGCGAGGCGTGGATCCCCACCCAGGGCAAGTACCGCGAGCTGACCTCCACGTCCAACTGCACCACGTACCAGGCACGCCGCCTCAACATCCGCGAGCGGCTGCCCGAGACCACGGACGCCCACGGGAAGGTCAAGAAGGGCGGCACGCGCGCCGTTGCCACCCTCAACGGCACCCTGGCCACCACCCGCTGGCTCGTGGCCCTGCTCGAGACCCACCAGCAGGCCGACGGCTCCGTGACGGTTCCCGAGCTCCTGCGCCCGTACCTGCGCGGGCAGGAGGTCCTGCGTCCGGTCGCCTGA
- a CDS encoding diacylglycerol/lipid kinase family protein, translating to MPELPRTPQRVAVVVNPTKALAELAQDAVIIACRKAGWADPVIFETEADDPGFSMARRAVDMGADVVLAAGGDGTIRAVGASLAGGEIPLGLLPLGTGNLLARNLQADLADPHHSVDVALFGSEKAIDTVGMHLETPDGRSEDHRFLVMGGAGFDAQIMADTKDDLKDLVGWAAYAEAGARNLFSGPRWARFSVDGGPWVSRLVRSVMVCNCGELTAGIVLAPKARLDDGFLDLVVMTPRSAVGWLRMAAKVVLQHRHEPPVINYYSGKSVRVEFHEPIESEVDGDPLGSVQAFETTIHHRSLKVRVPPSQADDVDAHRAGTHG from the coding sequence GTGCCGGAACTGCCCCGGACGCCCCAGCGCGTGGCCGTCGTCGTCAATCCCACCAAGGCCCTCGCGGAGCTCGCCCAGGATGCCGTGATCATCGCGTGCCGCAAGGCCGGGTGGGCCGATCCCGTGATCTTCGAGACCGAGGCCGACGACCCCGGGTTCTCGATGGCCCGCCGGGCCGTGGACATGGGCGCGGACGTGGTGCTCGCCGCGGGCGGGGACGGCACCATCCGCGCGGTGGGCGCGTCCCTGGCCGGGGGCGAGATCCCCCTCGGGCTGCTGCCGCTGGGCACCGGGAACCTGCTGGCCCGCAACCTGCAGGCGGACCTCGCGGACCCGCACCACTCGGTGGACGTGGCGCTGTTCGGCTCGGAGAAGGCCATCGACACCGTGGGCATGCACCTCGAGACCCCGGACGGGCGCAGCGAGGACCACCGGTTCCTGGTGATGGGCGGCGCGGGCTTCGACGCCCAGATCATGGCCGACACCAAGGACGACCTCAAGGACCTCGTGGGCTGGGCCGCGTACGCGGAGGCCGGGGCGCGCAACCTGTTCAGCGGGCCCCGCTGGGCGCGCTTCTCCGTGGACGGCGGGCCGTGGGTCTCGCGTCTCGTGCGCTCGGTGATGGTGTGCAACTGCGGTGAGCTCACCGCCGGGATCGTCCTGGCGCCGAAGGCCCGGCTCGACGACGGCTTCCTGGACCTCGTGGTGATGACACCCCGTTCCGCGGTGGGGTGGCTGCGGATGGCCGCGAAGGTGGTGCTGCAGCACCGCCACGAACCGCCCGTGATCAACTACTACAGCGGCAAGTCCGTGCGCGTGGAGTTCCACGAGCCCATCGAGTCCGAGGTGGACGGGGACCCGCTCGGCAGCGTCCAGGCGTTCGAGACCACCATCCACCACCGCTCCCTGAAGGTGCGCGTGCCGCCGTCCCAGGCGGACGACGTGGACGCGCACCGGGCGGGCACCCACGGCTGA
- a CDS encoding GntP family permease, producing MDIEGWSQTLTAGPLLLIAAAAIAVLLVLIIKLRVHAFLALIIVSALTAFATGIPTDQVVPVMLDGFGKTLASVALLVGLGAMLGRLLETSGGAQVLADRLIRAFGEKRAPLALGVASLLFGFPIFFDAGLVVMLPVVFSVARRLGGSVLTYALPAVGAFSVMHVFLPPHPGPVTAATFFEANVGYIILVGLICAIPAWYVSSYLFGKVAGRRISLPVPTILGEAEDVRNPPKVGTVVAMLLLPMVLIFLNTGLGTLAKSGAVSQETASQTWFQLLRSLGETPIALTITLIVAALCIGRARGLSGTAIEKTFDSALGPVCSVILITGAGGMFGGVLRTSKIGAALEDVLADLGIPVILAGFLIAAVMRVAQGSATVALTTAAGLISPAVLAGDYNGVQLAAMVVAVAAGSVVLSHVNDSGFWLVGRFLEMDVRTTFKTWTVLETIIGVVGFALAAVVFGVAGVA from the coding sequence ATGGACATCGAGGGCTGGAGCCAGACCCTGACGGCAGGACCGCTGCTGCTCATCGCCGCAGCCGCCATCGCGGTGCTGCTGGTGCTCATCATCAAACTGCGGGTCCACGCCTTCCTGGCGCTGATCATCGTCTCCGCCCTCACGGCGTTCGCCACGGGGATCCCCACCGACCAGGTGGTGCCCGTGATGCTCGACGGGTTCGGCAAGACCCTGGCCAGCGTGGCCCTGCTCGTGGGTCTCGGCGCGATGCTCGGGCGCCTGCTCGAGACCTCCGGCGGGGCACAGGTGCTCGCGGACCGGCTGATCCGGGCGTTCGGGGAGAAGCGCGCGCCGCTGGCCCTGGGCGTGGCCTCGCTGCTGTTCGGCTTCCCCATCTTCTTCGACGCCGGTCTGGTGGTCATGCTGCCCGTGGTCTTCTCGGTCGCGCGGCGCCTGGGCGGCAGCGTGCTCACGTACGCACTGCCCGCCGTGGGCGCGTTCTCCGTGATGCACGTGTTCCTGCCGCCGCACCCGGGTCCCGTCACCGCGGCCACGTTCTTCGAGGCCAACGTGGGCTACATCATCCTGGTGGGCCTGATCTGTGCGATCCCCGCGTGGTACGTGTCCTCCTACCTGTTCGGCAAGGTGGCCGGACGCCGGATCTCCCTGCCCGTGCCCACCATCCTGGGTGAGGCCGAGGACGTGCGGAACCCGCCGAAGGTAGGGACCGTGGTGGCCATGCTCCTGCTGCCCATGGTGCTGATCTTCCTCAACACCGGGCTGGGAACCCTCGCGAAGTCCGGGGCGGTGTCTCAGGAGACCGCGTCCCAGACGTGGTTCCAGCTGCTGCGCTCCCTCGGCGAGACCCCGATTGCGCTGACCATCACGCTGATCGTGGCCGCGCTGTGCATCGGCCGGGCCCGCGGGCTCAGCGGCACCGCGATCGAGAAGACGTTCGACTCCGCACTGGGCCCCGTGTGCTCGGTCATCCTCATCACCGGCGCCGGTGGGATGTTCGGAGGCGTGCTGCGCACCTCCAAGATCGGCGCGGCCCTCGAGGACGTGCTCGCGGACCTGGGGATCCCCGTGATCCTGGCCGGCTTCCTGATCGCCGCCGTGATGCGCGTGGCGCAGGGCTCGGCCACCGTGGCCCTGACCACCGCGGCGGGGCTGATCTCTCCCGCCGTGCTCGCGGGCGACTACAACGGCGTGCAGCTCGCGGCCATGGTCGTGGCCGTGGCCGCCGGTTCCGTGGTGCTCTCCCACGTCAACGACTCCGGGTTCTGGCTCGTGGGCCGGTTCCTGGAGATGGACGTGCGCACCACGTTCAAGACCTGGACGGTGCTCGAGACGATCATCGGCGTGGTGGGTTTCGCCCTGGCCGCCGTGGTCTTCGGGGTGGCCGGCGTCGCCTGA
- the pheA gene encoding prephenate dehydratase, with protein MNAAHSGVAPGPVDPGPRPLRYAFLGPEGTFTEAALLRVPGADAASRTPVNSVPAALGAVREGRMDAAVVPIENSVEGGVTATLDAVSFGAELRILREILVPIQFVLVAPEATSLADVSTVSTHSHAWAQVRGWVEENLPGVAYVPAASTAASAVAMLDGYGGVSTEGLGYDAAVCSPVVVQRHPELTVLAEDIGDNKQAVTRFVLVARPDAPMPAPTGADKTSLVVPLWEDRPGALLDILEQFATRGVNLTRIESRPTKTHLGDYFFSVDIDGHIHDARVAEALMGVRRICPRTRFLGSYPRADERAVPVATHHSDAAFIQARSWVDNLKGQ; from the coding sequence GTGAATGCGGCGCACTCCGGCGTGGCCCCGGGTCCGGTGGACCCGGGGCCACGCCCCCTCCGGTACGCGTTCCTGGGCCCGGAGGGCACGTTCACCGAGGCTGCGTTGTTGCGTGTCCCCGGGGCCGACGCCGCCTCGCGGACTCCCGTGAACTCGGTGCCCGCCGCGCTGGGCGCGGTCCGCGAGGGCCGCATGGACGCCGCGGTGGTGCCCATCGAGAACTCGGTCGAGGGCGGGGTCACCGCCACCCTGGACGCCGTGTCGTTCGGTGCGGAGCTGCGGATCCTGCGCGAGATCCTGGTGCCCATCCAGTTCGTGCTCGTGGCGCCGGAGGCCACCTCCCTGGCGGACGTGTCCACCGTGTCCACCCACAGCCACGCGTGGGCGCAGGTGCGCGGCTGGGTCGAGGAGAACCTGCCCGGCGTGGCCTACGTGCCCGCCGCCTCCACCGCGGCCTCCGCCGTGGCCATGCTCGACGGATACGGCGGCGTGAGCACCGAGGGGCTGGGCTACGACGCCGCGGTGTGCTCCCCGGTGGTCGTCCAGCGCCACCCCGAGCTCACGGTGCTGGCCGAGGACATCGGGGACAACAAGCAGGCGGTCACGCGCTTCGTGCTCGTCGCCCGTCCGGACGCCCCCATGCCCGCGCCCACGGGAGCGGACAAGACCTCCCTGGTGGTGCCCCTGTGGGAGGACCGCCCCGGCGCGCTGCTCGACATCCTCGAGCAGTTCGCCACCCGCGGCGTGAACCTGACCCGCATCGAGTCCCGCCCCACCAAGACCCACCTGGGCGACTACTTCTTCTCCGTGGACATCGACGGCCACATCCACGACGCCCGCGTGGCCGAGGCCCTCATGGGCGTCCGCAGGATCTGCCCCCGCACCCGGTTCCTCGGCTCCTATCCCCGCGCCGACGAGCGCGCGGTCCCCGTGGCCACCCACCACAGTGACGCCGCATTCATCCAGGCCCGTTCGTGGGTCGACAACCTGAAAGGACAGTGA
- a CDS encoding rhodanese-like domain-containing protein, producing MDTVNNLPSATVDEIPEGAPVLDVREQNEWDAGHIEGAQHLPLSQLAERAEEVPLDQDVYVICRSGGRSLRATAYLAQYGYDPVNVLGGMGAWADAGKPIVSETGETARVL from the coding sequence ATGGACACCGTGAACAACCTGCCGTCCGCAACCGTGGACGAGATCCCCGAGGGCGCCCCGGTGCTCGACGTGCGCGAGCAGAACGAGTGGGATGCCGGGCACATCGAGGGCGCGCAGCACCTGCCGCTGTCGCAGCTCGCCGAGCGCGCCGAGGAGGTGCCCCTGGACCAGGACGTCTACGTGATCTGCCGCTCCGGCGGGCGCTCGCTGCGCGCCACCGCCTACCTCGCGCAGTACGGCTACGACCCCGTGAACGTGCTCGGCGGGATGGGTGCGTGGGCGGACGCCGGCAAGCCGATCGTCTCCGAGACCGGCGAAACGGCGCGCGTTCTGTGA
- a CDS encoding amino acid permease, translated as MPFDPQAPATGPMPVYQERGDQGYKKSLGNFQIQMIGIGGAIGVGLFLGIGGRLAVAGPALILSYLVVSAVVYLLMRALGELVIHRPTTGAWVSYAREFVSDRFAFMTGWIYVALSAVAGVGEIAALAVYVQFWWPEIPGWIPSLVAAMVIVGCNLLSVKLYGFIETWAAAVKVVAILLFLGAGIILVVAGDIFNAPTAASVSNLWNQGFATHGVMVLVVVMTGVVFSFSAIEIVGVSAGEAKDPEESMPKAINSVVLRIAIFYIGSILVLSMLLPTDEYSGEESPFVTALSSLNIPALAGIMNFVVLTAAVSGVNATLYACVRLLRNLAAHGQAPAIMSTVSHRGVPSGALVCIFGFDLVGIVMIYALGAADAFEVVLSACSVFILFGWISIFVSHLGYRRQVARGQVQPVHFKMPGAPVTNYVCLTFLVVLSLYIMFDFSNPHWYFSLLAGVLILVATNVGYEISKRHVARHGLPELKTTGTDDHEDAEPAQTEGR; from the coding sequence ATGCCGTTCGATCCCCAGGCGCCGGCCACCGGCCCCATGCCCGTCTACCAGGAGAGGGGTGACCAGGGGTACAAGAAGTCCCTGGGCAACTTCCAGATCCAGATGATCGGCATCGGCGGTGCGATCGGCGTGGGCCTGTTCCTCGGCATCGGCGGGCGCCTCGCCGTGGCCGGGCCCGCGCTGATCCTGTCCTACCTGGTGGTCTCCGCCGTGGTCTACCTGCTCATGCGGGCCCTGGGCGAGCTCGTGATCCACCGGCCCACCACGGGCGCCTGGGTGTCCTACGCGCGGGAGTTCGTGAGCGACCGCTTCGCGTTCATGACCGGGTGGATCTACGTGGCGCTCTCCGCCGTGGCCGGCGTGGGGGAGATCGCGGCGCTCGCGGTCTACGTGCAGTTCTGGTGGCCCGAGATCCCGGGGTGGATCCCCTCGCTCGTGGCGGCCATGGTGATCGTGGGCTGCAACCTGCTGAGCGTGAAGCTCTACGGGTTCATCGAGACGTGGGCCGCGGCCGTCAAGGTGGTGGCCATCCTGCTGTTCCTGGGCGCCGGGATCATCCTGGTGGTCGCCGGGGACATCTTCAACGCCCCCACCGCGGCCAGCGTGTCCAACCTGTGGAACCAGGGCTTCGCGACCCACGGCGTGATGGTGCTGGTGGTCGTGATGACCGGCGTGGTGTTCTCCTTCTCCGCGATCGAGATCGTGGGCGTCTCCGCCGGTGAGGCCAAGGACCCCGAGGAGTCCATGCCCAAGGCCATCAACTCCGTGGTGCTGCGCATTGCCATCTTCTACATCGGCTCCATCCTGGTGCTGTCCATGCTGCTGCCCACGGACGAGTACTCGGGGGAGGAGTCGCCGTTCGTGACCGCGCTGTCCTCCCTGAACATCCCGGCGCTCGCGGGGATCATGAACTTCGTGGTGCTCACGGCGGCCGTGTCCGGCGTCAACGCCACCCTGTACGCGTGCGTGCGGCTGCTGCGCAACCTGGCCGCGCACGGCCAGGCACCCGCGATCATGTCCACGGTCTCCCACCGCGGCGTGCCCTCCGGCGCGCTGGTCTGCATCTTCGGCTTCGACCTCGTGGGCATCGTGATGATCTACGCCCTGGGCGCCGCGGACGCGTTCGAAGTGGTGCTCAGCGCGTGCTCCGTGTTCATCCTCTTCGGCTGGATCTCGATCTTCGTGTCCCACCTGGGCTACCGGCGCCAGGTGGCGCGGGGCCAGGTGCAGCCCGTGCACTTCAAGATGCCCGGGGCACCGGTCACCAACTACGTGTGCCTCACGTTCCTGGTGGTGCTGTCCCTGTACATCATGTTCGACTTCTCCAACCCCCACTGGTACTTCAGCCTCCTGGCCGGCGTGCTGATCCTGGTGGCCACCAACGTGGGCTACGAGATCTCCAAGCGCCACGTGGCCAGGCACGGCCTGCCCGAGCTGAAGACCACGGGAACCGACGACCACGAGGACGCCGAGCCCGCGCAGACCGAGGGGCGCTGA